The following are encoded together in the Pseudodesulfovibrio indicus genome:
- a CDS encoding ABC transporter permease — MFAFTVKRILQAVVVMLVISFIGFAIKHNFGDPIRDLVGQRVTAAERSEIRDRLGLNDPFPIQYARFLRDALHGDLGQSYFFKKPATEVIVKKAPATLELVFCAAMIIVVLSIPLGIYSAIKPKSLLSRFIMGGSIVGVSMPVFLTAILLIYIFSVELHWLPSYGRGETVLLFGWWDSGLVTLDGIKHLIMPSIALSSIMLPLFIRLIRSEMMEVLESEYVKFAWAKGLKPRRVWLVHAFKNTLLPVITVGGVQLGIMVAFTILTETVFQWQGMGSMFIESVERSDTSLMVAYLVFVGIVFVLVNTLVDIIYGLVNPTVRVAGRQ, encoded by the coding sequence GGATTCGCCATCAAGCACAATTTCGGAGACCCGATCCGCGACCTCGTGGGCCAACGGGTCACGGCGGCCGAACGGTCCGAAATCCGCGACCGGCTCGGCCTGAACGACCCGTTCCCCATCCAGTACGCCCGGTTCCTGCGCGACGCCCTGCACGGCGACCTGGGCCAGAGCTATTTCTTCAAGAAGCCGGCCACCGAGGTCATCGTCAAGAAGGCTCCGGCCACCCTGGAACTGGTCTTCTGCGCGGCCATGATCATCGTGGTCCTGTCCATTCCGCTCGGCATCTACTCGGCCATCAAGCCGAAGAGCCTGCTCTCGCGGTTCATCATGGGCGGCTCCATCGTGGGCGTGTCCATGCCGGTCTTCCTCACGGCCATCCTGCTCATCTACATCTTTTCCGTGGAGCTCCACTGGTTGCCCTCCTACGGCCGGGGCGAGACCGTGCTGCTCTTCGGCTGGTGGGACAGCGGCCTGGTGACCCTGGACGGCATCAAGCACCTGATCATGCCCTCCATCGCCCTCTCCTCCATCATGCTCCCGCTGTTCATCCGCCTCATCCGCTCCGAGATGATGGAAGTCCTGGAGAGCGAATACGTCAAGTTCGCCTGGGCCAAGGGACTCAAGCCGCGGCGCGTGTGGCTGGTCCACGCCTTCAAGAACACCCTGCTCCCGGTCATCACTGTGGGCGGCGTCCAGCTCGGCATCATGGTGGCCTTCACCATCCTGACCGAGACGGTCTTCCAGTGGCAGGGCATGGGCTCCATGTTCATCGAGTCGGTGGAGCGCTCCGACACCTCGCTGATGGTCGCCTACCTCGTCTTCGTGGGCATCGTCTTCGTGCTGGTGAACACGCTGGTGGACATCATCTACGGCCTCGTCAACCCGACCGTGCGCGTCGCAGGGAGGCAATAG
- a CDS encoding ABC transporter permease, giving the protein MKTRWQRFKESYMLYSFLRDPMAVTCFAVLAVLFLCAFAAPIIAPHDPYNSTTINVMDAQIPPVWEQGGNSDFLLGTDAQGRDMLSTMLYGMRVSILIGIGAVCLQAFIGIVVGLLSGYIKRLDNILMRIADVQLSFSTYMVAIFIGAIIQTAFGVAGYDKVAVPLIIVIIGLAEWPQYARTVRASVLAERKKEYVEAARVIGLSKARIMWRHILPNTLSPVLVISTVQVANAIMSEAALSFLGLGMPVTKPSLGSLITAGFEYIFSGSWWITIFPGILLVSLILVINLLGDWVRDFLNPKLYKG; this is encoded by the coding sequence ATGAAAACCCGCTGGCAACGCTTCAAAGAATCCTACATGCTCTACAGCTTCCTGCGCGACCCCATGGCGGTGACCTGTTTCGCCGTGCTGGCCGTGCTCTTCCTGTGCGCCTTCGCCGCGCCGATCATCGCGCCGCACGACCCGTACAACTCGACGACCATCAACGTCATGGACGCCCAGATCCCGCCGGTATGGGAACAGGGCGGCAATTCCGACTTCCTGCTCGGCACCGACGCCCAGGGCCGCGACATGCTCTCGACCATGCTCTACGGCATGCGCGTGTCGATCCTCATCGGCATCGGCGCGGTCTGCCTCCAGGCCTTCATCGGCATCGTGGTCGGGCTGCTCTCCGGCTACATCAAGCGGCTGGACAACATCCTGATGCGCATCGCCGACGTGCAGCTCTCCTTCTCCACCTACATGGTGGCCATCTTCATCGGCGCCATCATCCAGACCGCCTTCGGAGTGGCCGGATACGACAAGGTCGCCGTGCCGCTGATCATCGTCATCATCGGCCTGGCCGAATGGCCGCAATACGCCCGCACCGTACGCGCCTCGGTGCTGGCCGAACGCAAGAAGGAATACGTGGAGGCCGCGCGCGTCATCGGGCTGTCCAAGGCCCGGATCATGTGGCGGCACATCCTGCCCAACACCCTCTCGCCCGTCCTGGTCATCTCCACCGTGCAGGTGGCCAACGCGATCATGAGCGAGGCGGCCCTCTCCTTCCTGGGACTGGGCATGCCCGTGACCAAGCCCTCGCTGGGGTCCCTGATCACCGCCGGATTCGAGTACATCTTCTCCGGCTCCTGGTGGATCACCATCTTCCCCGGCATCCTGCTGGTCTCTCTGATCCTGGTCATCAACCTCCTGGGCGACTGGGTCCGGGACTTCCTCAACCCCAAACTCTACAAGGGGTAA
- a CDS encoding ABC transporter ATP-binding protein translates to MTAILEIKDIDKHFDISGTIIDQLRLSGGKITRKKTVVKAVNNVTLDVHAGETLSVVGESGCGKSTLARTVLGLYRTNKGEIHYRGARIDNLSSAKMLPYRTKMQMVFQDPYASLNPRMTVRQILEEPVRFHNPDLNADEVSDRVAEVMCQVGVDPIWATNYPHEFSGGQRQRISIARALVLDPEFIAADEPIAALDVSIQAQILNLLMDAQEKRGLTYLFISHDLSVVEHISNRVAVMYLGCVCELASAKELFTSPRHPYTQALLSAIPKLGGKAGGHVKLSGDVPTPINLPTGCVFHGRCPHANERCIREIPKQRTLESGTVVACHGVEEGRV, encoded by the coding sequence ATGACTGCCATCCTTGAAATCAAAGACATCGACAAGCACTTCGACATATCCGGCACGATCATCGACCAGCTCAGGCTGAGCGGCGGGAAGATCACCCGCAAGAAGACCGTGGTCAAGGCGGTGAACAACGTCACCCTGGACGTGCACGCGGGCGAGACCCTGAGCGTGGTCGGCGAGTCCGGCTGCGGCAAGTCCACCCTGGCCCGCACGGTCCTGGGCCTGTACCGGACCAACAAGGGCGAAATCCACTACCGCGGCGCGCGCATCGACAACCTGAGCTCCGCGAAGATGCTCCCCTACCGGACCAAGATGCAGATGGTCTTCCAGGACCCCTACGCATCGCTCAACCCGCGCATGACCGTGCGCCAGATCCTGGAGGAGCCGGTCCGGTTCCACAACCCGGACCTGAACGCCGACGAAGTCAGCGACCGCGTGGCCGAGGTCATGTGCCAGGTGGGCGTCGACCCTATCTGGGCCACCAACTACCCGCACGAGTTCTCCGGCGGGCAGCGCCAGCGCATCTCCATCGCCCGCGCCCTGGTCCTGGACCCGGAATTCATCGCCGCCGACGAACCCATCGCGGCGCTGGACGTGTCCATCCAGGCGCAGATCCTGAACCTGCTCATGGATGCCCAGGAGAAGCGCGGCCTGACCTACCTGTTCATCAGCCACGACCTGAGCGTGGTGGAGCACATCTCCAACCGCGTGGCGGTCATGTACCTGGGCTGCGTCTGCGAGCTGGCCTCGGCCAAAGAGCTGTTCACCAGCCCGCGCCACCCGTACACCCAGGCCCTGCTCTCGGCCATCCCCAAGCTCGGCGGCAAGGCCGGAGGCCACGTCAAGCTCTCCGGCGACGTGCCCACTCCCATCAACCTGCCCACCGGCTGCGTATTCCACGGCCGGTGTCCGCACGCCAACGAGCGCTGCATCCGGGAGATTCCCAAGCAGCGCACCCTGGAAAGCGGCACGGTCGTGGCCTGCCACGGCGTGGAGGAAGGACGGGTCTAA
- a CDS encoding ABC transporter ATP-binding protein produces MEKLIDIKNLRVDFELRSGRVRAVRDVSLVINKGERLGIVGESGAGKSVLGFSLINLISKPGKITGGEILFDGRDLTKLNADQMRHIRGNDISMIFQDPMMTLNPVLTIGTQMKETILAHMNVSDSEAEAICLDKLRKVYIPSPEKRLKQYPHEFSGGMRQRIVIAISLLTSPKLIIADEPTTALDVTIQAEIMDLLLELCEKENMGLILITHDLAVVSEVTQRIAVLYAGKVVELGAADQIISNPQHPYTQGLIQALPQMAGGERRLNQIPGMMPSLKDMPKGCPFQPRCTVCSERCKTEIPKLIELANGTQVACFRHEGGE; encoded by the coding sequence GTGGAAAAACTCATAGACATCAAAAACCTGCGCGTTGACTTCGAGCTGCGTTCCGGCAGGGTCCGGGCCGTGCGCGACGTCAGCCTGGTGATCAACAAGGGCGAACGCCTCGGCATTGTCGGCGAGTCCGGCGCGGGCAAGTCCGTGCTCGGCTTCTCCCTCATCAACCTCATCTCCAAGCCCGGCAAGATCACCGGCGGCGAGATCCTGTTCGACGGCCGCGACCTGACCAAGCTCAACGCGGACCAGATGCGCCACATCCGGGGCAACGACATCTCCATGATCTTCCAGGACCCGATGATGACCCTGAACCCGGTGCTGACCATCGGCACCCAGATGAAGGAAACCATCCTGGCCCACATGAACGTCTCGGACAGCGAGGCCGAAGCCATCTGTCTGGACAAGCTGCGCAAGGTCTACATCCCCTCCCCGGAGAAACGCCTCAAGCAGTATCCCCACGAGTTCTCCGGCGGCATGCGCCAGCGCATCGTCATCGCCATCTCGCTGCTGACCAGCCCCAAGCTGATCATCGCCGACGAGCCCACCACCGCGCTCGACGTGACCATCCAGGCCGAGATCATGGACCTGCTCCTGGAGCTCTGCGAAAAGGAGAACATGGGGCTGATCCTGATCACCCACGACCTGGCCGTGGTCTCCGAGGTCACCCAGCGCATCGCGGTCCTGTACGCGGGCAAGGTGGTGGAGCTGGGCGCGGCCGATCAGATCATCTCCAACCCGCAGCACCCGTACACCCAGGGCCTGATCCAGGCCCTGCCGCAGATGGCCGGGGGCGAACGCAGGCTGAACCAGATTCCCGGCATGATGCCGTCCCTCAAGGACATGCCCAAGGGATGCCCCTTCCAGCCCCGCTGCACGGTCTGCTCCGAGCGGTGCAAGACGGAAATCCCCAAGCTCATAGAGCTTGCCAACGGCACGCAGGTCGCCTGTTTCAGGCATGAAGGAGGCGAATAA